From a region of the Carettochelys insculpta isolate YL-2023 chromosome 29, ASM3395843v1, whole genome shotgun sequence genome:
- the HOXC12 gene encoding homeobox protein Hox-C12 — protein MGEHNLLNPGFVGPLVNIHTGDTFYFPNFRASGGQLPGLPSLSYPRRDNVCSLPWASSEPCNGYPQPYLSSPVSINPSFSRACDLARVEESKCYYREACSENATLKREERVRDHALMPLEAGIPSGMGSNFGKYDYPAAEAVPHDPSSCQSLESDSSSSLLNEGHKGTSGEAAPLVSPINPGSNLSAAGAPWYPMHTRSRKKRKPYSKLQLAELEGEFMVNEFITRQRRRELSDRLNLSDQQVKIWFQNRRMKKKRLLLREQALSFF, from the exons ATGGGCGAGCACAACCTGCTGAATCCAGGGTTTGTGGGACCTCTGGTGAACATCCACACGGGGGACACCTTCTACTTCCCCAATTTCAGAGCTTCCGGAGGACAGCTGCCCGGCCTGCCGTCTCTCTCCTACCCCAGGAGGGACAATGTTTGCTCTTTGCCCTGGGCATCCTCAGAGCCCTGCAACGGATACCCCCAGCCCTACCTCAGCAGCCCCGTGTCCATTAACCCTTCCTTCAGCAGAGCCTGCGACTTAGCTCGAGTGGAGGAGAGCAAATGCTACTACCGGGAGGCGTGCTCGGAGAACGCCACCCTCAAGAGGGAAGAGCGGGTCAGGGACCATGCACTGATGCCCCTGGAAGCTGGGATCCCCAGTGGAATGGGCAGTAATTTCGGCAAATACGACTACCCGGCGGCCGAGGCTGTCCCCCACGACCCCTCTTCTTGTCAGTCCTTGGAGTCAGATTCCAGCTCTTCCTTACTCAATGAAGGGCATAAGGGCACGTCCGGCGAAGCAGCGCCCCTGGTCTCGCCCATCAACCCAGGAAGCAATCTGTCCGCTGCTG GTGCTCCGTGGTACCCGATGCATACAAGGTCCCGGAAAAAGAGAAAACCCTATTCCAAGCTCCAGCTGGCGGAGTTGGAAGGGGAGTTTATGGTCAACGAATTCATAACCCGCCAAAGAAGGAGGGAGCTCTCAGACCGGTTAAACCTGAGTGACCAGCAGGTGAAGATCTGGTTCCAGAACCGACGCATGAAGAAGAAAAGGTTGCTTCTGAGAGAACAAGCCCTTTCTTTCTTCTAA